A DNA window from Aureibaculum sp. 2308TA14-22 contains the following coding sequences:
- a CDS encoding DUF6768 family protein — protein sequence MKNNKEEIDQIIKESLTSEEAQFYDELDEQNLLQMFGGLFKTKNSWLIIIMNIVNIIVFGLFIYCLIQFLNTDDTNELIKWTSAGCLCWSTIAMIKIFAWMQMDKNALLREMKRLELQIAASANKSK from the coding sequence ATGAAAAATAATAAAGAAGAAATAGACCAAATTATCAAAGAATCTTTGACAAGTGAAGAAGCTCAATTTTATGATGAGTTAGATGAACAAAACCTGCTACAAATGTTTGGAGGTTTATTTAAAACAAAAAATAGTTGGCTAATTATTATCATGAATATTGTTAATATAATTGTATTCGGTTTATTTATTTACTGTTTAATTCAATTTTTAAATACAGATGACACAAACGAACTTATAAAATGGACTTCTGCTGGATGTTTATGTTGGTCAACAATAGCAATGATAAAAATATTTGCTTGGATGCAAATGGACAAAAATGCATTGTTAAGAGAAATGAAGAGACTTGAATTGCAAATAGCCGCATCAGCAAATAAATCTAAATAA
- a CDS encoding c-type cytochrome, whose translation MRLSLIFVGFLLICSCASDKKSTDSKEKEVPKRGELSRDSQIFLGNRLFSEKTCVTCHAVNKTKIGPSVKEIMRVYKEKNGDIVAFLKGEAEPIVDTTSTQVAIMQDNINGFVKGLSDEMLNTIATYMMHVDEMNVE comes from the coding sequence ATGCGTTTATCTTTAATTTTTGTTGGTTTTTTATTGATTTGCAGTTGTGCTTCAGATAAAAAATCAACTGATAGCAAAGAAAAAGAAGTTCCCAAACGAGGAGAGTTAAGTAGAGATTCACAAATTTTTCTAGGTAATAGGCTTTTCTCGGAAAAAACCTGCGTTACCTGCCACGCAGTAAACAAAACAAAGATAGGCCCTTCAGTAAAAGAAATAATGCGGGTTTATAAGGAAAAGAATGGAGATATAGTTGCCTTTTTAAAGGGTGAAGCTGAACCAATTGTAGATACCACTTCCACCCAAGTTGCTATTATGCAAGATAATATAAACGGTTTTGTTAAAGGATTATCTGATGAAATGTTAAATACCATTGCTACCTATATGATGCATGTTGATGAAATGAATGTTGAATAG
- a CDS encoding RNA polymerase sigma factor, with product MNKPEKIFDGLLVLQFKAGDKKAFALLVKRWHSKLYNQAFWYVKDADLAKDIVQESWSVILKKIHTLKNPNNFGSWALKLVIRKSLDNLRKNRKEEFNLYQYQENKHSANETNEYSKSNNYNTTSDSHATSKMVINCIKELPEQQQIVVRLFYIQEYTLHEIADILSLPKGTVKSRLFYAREKLKLKIKNRNHEK from the coding sequence ATGAACAAACCTGAAAAAATATTTGACGGACTTTTAGTTCTGCAATTCAAAGCAGGAGATAAAAAAGCATTTGCTTTATTGGTAAAGAGATGGCATTCTAAATTATATAATCAGGCATTTTGGTATGTAAAAGATGCCGATTTGGCCAAAGATATTGTTCAAGAAAGTTGGAGTGTGATTTTAAAAAAAATACACACATTAAAAAACCCAAATAATTTTGGGAGTTGGGCTTTAAAACTAGTAATAAGAAAATCGCTTGATAATTTGAGAAAAAATAGAAAAGAAGAATTCAATTTATATCAATATCAAGAAAATAAACACTCAGCTAATGAGACAAATGAATATAGTAAAAGCAATAATTATAATACTACTTCTGATAGTCATGCTACTTCCAAAATGGTTATAAACTGTATTAAAGAGTTGCCAGAACAACAGCAAATTGTAGTACGCCTTTTTTACATTCAAGAGTATACTTTACATGAAATAGCAGATATATTATCATTACCCAAAGGAACTGTAAAATCAAGATTGTTTTACGCTCGAGAAAAATTAAAATTAAAAATAAAAAATAGAAATCATGAAAAATAA